The Altererythrobacter sp. CAU 1644 genome has a window encoding:
- a CDS encoding alpha/beta hydrolase family protein, which translates to MKIRVALRQAMLAVTLALGAPLMAQDGGVPPLSAYGELTAIEDMVLSPSGERIAMLGTFGGKRMLVVADRQMKNLGNFTIGDSKVRGFDFVTEDLLMVHSSATGRLGPGFTQDKFEFYQAFLFSIDGRKTDQVFGGKADLVKATFGYYGTRLIEGRPHAYFGALEMKQRIGSRLEYEFDHGRPALYEVDLVSNGARRIAPSPPEGKDRDWLVGSDGTVLATLDNDENSGAWTLTSRGNVIAKGQSKTGGAWLISIGRGGKSVIYGTLDDATDSVSWYEVPTDGSSAPAEVFADEDVARIYTDGETGELIGYRKQGSDLAPVFFEESRSTRAKKIRRAFAGLNSSLVDWTSDFDHVLVRTDGNGDSGSYFNVDLAALKADPVGWERPAVAAAHVGQISTVSYTAGDGLELDGILTLPPGRQASDLPLVMLPHGGPHSQDTEGFDWWAQAFASRGYAVFQPNFRGSTNRDEAFVQAGYGEWGRKMQTDLSDGLAALAAKGVIDPKRVCIVGASYGGYAALAGVTLQQDLYRCAVSVAGVSDVSLMSRIENRDGAKVRRRSLERQLGPKERYKEISPRGHAAKADAPILLIHGRNDTVVDYDQSRKMADALKDAGKPYEFVELKGEDHWLSLGETRLAMLKAAVAFVEKHNPPN; encoded by the coding sequence ATGAAAATTAGGGTCGCTCTGCGGCAGGCTATGCTTGCCGTTACTTTGGCGCTGGGCGCGCCACTTATGGCGCAGGACGGCGGCGTTCCGCCTCTTTCAGCCTATGGGGAATTGACTGCAATTGAGGACATGGTCCTCTCGCCAAGCGGAGAACGTATAGCGATGCTCGGCACGTTTGGGGGCAAGCGGATGCTGGTCGTCGCGGACCGGCAAATGAAGAATCTCGGAAACTTCACGATTGGTGATTCGAAGGTTCGCGGATTCGATTTCGTGACCGAAGATCTATTGATGGTTCATTCCAGCGCGACCGGAAGGCTCGGTCCGGGATTCACTCAGGACAAGTTTGAGTTCTATCAGGCATTCCTGTTTTCGATCGACGGAAGAAAGACTGATCAGGTATTTGGCGGAAAGGCCGACCTGGTGAAGGCAACCTTTGGATATTACGGAACACGCCTTATCGAAGGGCGGCCCCACGCTTATTTCGGCGCGCTCGAGATGAAGCAGAGGATCGGCAGCCGGTTGGAATATGAGTTCGATCACGGTCGTCCGGCACTTTACGAGGTCGATCTGGTCAGCAATGGCGCCCGACGGATCGCACCTTCACCGCCGGAGGGAAAAGATCGTGACTGGCTGGTCGGGTCGGACGGTACGGTACTTGCAACGCTGGATAACGACGAGAACAGCGGAGCGTGGACGCTAACCTCCCGTGGCAACGTGATCGCGAAGGGGCAGAGCAAGACTGGCGGAGCGTGGCTGATCTCGATCGGACGGGGGGGGAAGAGCGTCATCTACGGCACGCTGGACGACGCCACTGACAGCGTTAGCTGGTACGAGGTGCCAACCGATGGAAGCTCGGCCCCGGCCGAGGTGTTCGCCGACGAAGACGTTGCCAGGATATACACTGACGGCGAGACTGGCGAGTTGATCGGGTATCGAAAACAGGGTTCGGACCTAGCCCCAGTCTTCTTTGAAGAGAGCAGGTCGACGAGGGCAAAGAAGATCCGACGAGCGTTTGCCGGACTAAACAGTTCACTGGTCGATTGGACGTCAGATTTCGATCATGTGCTCGTCCGGACAGACGGCAATGGCGATAGCGGCAGCTACTTCAATGTTGACCTTGCTGCGCTCAAAGCTGACCCGGTAGGCTGGGAGCGGCCCGCTGTTGCCGCAGCACACGTTGGACAGATTTCGACAGTTTCCTACACGGCCGGTGACGGCCTTGAACTGGACGGGATTCTGACTCTACCGCCTGGCAGACAGGCGTCGGACCTTCCGCTGGTGATGCTGCCTCATGGCGGTCCTCACAGCCAGGATACGGAAGGTTTCGACTGGTGGGCGCAGGCCTTCGCCTCACGCGGATATGCGGTTTTCCAACCGAACTTCCGCGGATCGACCAATCGCGACGAGGCCTTCGTCCAGGCTGGCTATGGCGAGTGGGGTCGCAAGATGCAGACGGATCTTTCGGACGGTTTAGCTGCACTTGCGGCGAAAGGAGTTATCGATCCAAAGCGCGTTTGCATCGTTGGTGCGAGCTATGGAGGATACGCTGCGCTTGCAGGTGTCACTCTTCAACAAGACCTCTACCGTTGCGCGGTTTCAGTTGCTGGAGTCAGCGACGTCTCCCTCATGTCGCGCATCGAGAATCGCGATGGAGCGAAGGTGCGTCGACGTTCACTTGAGCGGCAACTGGGCCCCAAGGAGCGCTACAAGGAGATCTCTCCGCGGGGGCACGCAGCCAAGGCAGACGCGCCAATCCTGCTCATCCACGGTCGCAACGACACTGTCGTCGACTATGATCAGAGTCGCAAAATGGCCGATGCGCTCAAGGACGCAGGCAAGCCTTACGAGTTCGTAGAACTCAAGGGCGAAGACCACTGGTTGTCACTTGGCGAAACGCGATTGGCCATGCTCAAGGCTGCGGTCGCCTTCGTCGAGAAGCATAACCCGCCCAATTGA
- the rplM gene encoding 50S ribosomal protein L13, whose translation MKALSKQTRSIKPAEVEKNWHLIDADGLVVGRVAAIIANILRGKHKPSYTPHVDCGDHVIVINADKVKFTGKKTTDKKYYKHTGYAGGIKETTPAKVLEGRFPERVLEKAVERMVPRGPLGRQQMKALHLYAGTEHPHDGQKPEVLDVASMNRKNKVTA comes from the coding sequence ATGAAGGCGCTCAGCAAGCAGACCCGGTCGATCAAACCGGCCGAGGTCGAAAAGAATTGGCACCTGATCGATGCGGACGGCCTGGTTGTCGGCCGCGTTGCCGCGATCATCGCCAACATCCTGCGCGGCAAGCACAAGCCGAGCTACACTCCGCATGTCGATTGCGGCGACCACGTCATCGTCATCAATGCCGACAAGGTGAAATTCACCGGCAAGAAGACGACCGACAAGAAGTATTACAAGCACACCGGCTATGCCGGCGGCATCAAGGAAACGACCCCGGCCAAGGTGCTGGAAGGCCGCTTCCCCGAGCGCGTGCTCGAAAAGGCTGTCGAGCGTATGGTCCCACGCGGCCCTCTCGGCCGCCAGCAGATGAAGGCGCTGCACCTCTATGCCGGCACCGAGCACCCGCATGACGGGCAGAAGCCCGAAGTGCTCGACGTCGCTTCCATGAATCGCAAGAACAAGGTCACCGCGTAA
- the thiS gene encoding sulfur carrier protein ThiS: MIDITLNGETRRTSADTIAALAQELELDPAKIAVERNGEIVPRSTLGQVALQSGDVLEIVHFVGGGSGVGGDSWSVAGRTFKSRLIVGTGKYKDFEQNAAAVEASGAEIVTVAVRRVNVSDPKAPMLTDFIDPKKITYLPNTAGCFTADEAIRTLRLAREAGGWDLVKLEVLGEARTLYPDMRETLKATEVLAKEGFLPMVYCVDDPIAAKQLEEAGAVAVMPLGAPIGSGLGIQNQVTIRLIVEGANVPVLVDAGVGTASDAAVAMELGCDGVLMNTAIAEAKDPIRMARAMKLAVEAGREAYLAGRMGRRKYADPSSPLAGLI; this comes from the coding sequence ATGATCGACATCACACTCAATGGCGAAACCCGCCGCACTTCAGCCGACACCATCGCCGCGCTGGCGCAGGAGCTTGAGCTCGACCCCGCCAAGATTGCGGTCGAACGCAACGGCGAGATCGTTCCGCGCTCGACACTGGGACAGGTCGCCTTGCAATCTGGCGATGTACTCGAGATCGTCCATTTTGTTGGCGGCGGTTCGGGCGTGGGTGGCGATAGCTGGAGCGTCGCTGGGCGCACTTTCAAGTCGCGCCTGATTGTCGGCACCGGCAAGTACAAGGATTTCGAGCAGAACGCGGCGGCAGTCGAGGCCTCGGGCGCCGAAATTGTCACCGTCGCGGTGCGCCGCGTGAATGTCAGCGATCCCAAGGCTCCGATGCTGACCGACTTCATCGACCCGAAGAAAATCACTTACTTGCCCAATACCGCAGGCTGCTTCACCGCCGACGAAGCGATCCGAACGCTGCGGCTGGCGCGCGAAGCGGGCGGTTGGGACCTCGTCAAGCTCGAGGTGCTGGGCGAGGCGCGCACACTCTATCCCGACATGCGCGAGACGCTTAAGGCGACCGAAGTGCTGGCCAAAGAAGGCTTTCTGCCGATGGTTTATTGTGTCGACGATCCGATCGCAGCGAAACAGCTCGAAGAAGCCGGTGCAGTCGCGGTCATGCCGCTTGGCGCGCCAATCGGTTCGGGGCTAGGCATCCAGAACCAGGTCACGATCCGGTTGATCGTCGAAGGGGCCAACGTCCCCGTGCTGGTCGATGCCGGCGTGGGGACAGCGAGCGATGCGGCCGTGGCGATGGAGCTCGGCTGCGACGGTGTCCTGATGAACACCGCAATCGCCGAAGCCAAGGATCCAATCCGCATGGCCCGGGCGATGAAGCTGGCGGTCGAGGCGGGCCGCGAGGCCTATCTCGCTGGACGCATGGGGCGCCGCAAATATGCCGATCCCTCGTCACCGCTTGCCGGATTGATCTGA
- the rpsI gene encoding 30S ribosomal protein S9 yields MADEQNNETVSDLADLKTIAGDAPEGDAAVIAESTAPLREQELDKQGRAYATGRRKDATARVWLKPGTGKVTVNGREQEVYFARPTLRLIIDQPFSITDRQGQYDVVATVKGGGLSGQAGAVKHGISQALTKYEPALRSTVKAAGFLTRDSRVVERKKYGRAKARRSFQFSKR; encoded by the coding sequence ATGGCTGACGAACAGAACAACGAAACCGTCTCCGATCTCGCCGATCTGAAGACCATCGCCGGCGACGCCCCCGAGGGTGACGCTGCGGTCATCGCGGAAAGCACTGCCCCGCTGCGCGAGCAGGAACTCGACAAGCAGGGCCGCGCCTATGCCACTGGCCGCCGCAAGGATGCCACTGCACGCGTGTGGCTGAAGCCCGGCACCGGCAAGGTCACCGTCAACGGACGCGAGCAGGAAGTCTATTTCGCACGTCCGACGCTGCGCCTGATCATCGACCAGCCTTTCTCGATCACCGATCGCCAGGGCCAGTACGATGTCGTCGCCACCGTCAAGGGCGGCGGACTTTCGGGTCAGGCCGGTGCGGTCAAGCATGGTATTTCGCAGGCTCTCACGAAGTATGAGCCGGCGCTGCGTTCGACGGTCAAGGCCGCTGGCTTCCTCACCCGCGACAGCCGCGTGGTCGAGCGTAAGAAGTACGGCCGCGCCAAGGCACGCCGCAGCTTCCAGTTCTCGAAGCGCTAA
- a CDS encoding COX15/CtaA family protein, whose translation MEGHPEPASADSPALPLAIANWLMVIAGMVVLIVMVGGITRLTESGLSITQWNPVTGVLPPLTDAAWQAEFDKYRQTPEFIYEAGPAGMSLADFKFIFFWEWFHRLIGRLIGLAFALPLAWFWIKGAIPTGYKWRLLALLSLGGLQGTFGWLMVRSGLSGQMTDVSHFWLSIHLLTALFTLGGLVWTALDLRALHRDPASRPARLTRLSIATALVLFVQLLLGAWVAGLNAGHASYDWPLMQGQFFPEFDRGKGIGWALTHDPFLLHFLHRWWAWVAVGMLIWLARRVRRSERRASVAIHSAFGTQIILGIATVMTGVALWVAVAHQLVGALLVAATAWGMHVAGRREQQA comes from the coding sequence ATGGAAGGTCATCCCGAACCCGCCAGCGCTGACTCCCCCGCCCTCCCCCTAGCGATCGCCAATTGGCTGATGGTGATCGCGGGGATGGTCGTGCTGATCGTGATGGTTGGCGGAATAACCCGCCTGACCGAAAGCGGCCTTTCGATAACCCAATGGAACCCCGTGACCGGCGTCTTGCCGCCGCTGACCGATGCGGCTTGGCAGGCGGAGTTCGACAAATATCGCCAGACGCCCGAATTTATCTACGAGGCCGGCCCGGCAGGCATGTCGCTGGCGGACTTCAAGTTCATCTTCTTCTGGGAATGGTTTCACCGCCTGATCGGTCGACTGATCGGACTCGCCTTCGCCCTGCCGCTCGCCTGGTTCTGGATCAAGGGGGCGATCCCGACCGGCTACAAGTGGCGCCTGCTCGCACTGTTGTCGCTTGGCGGGCTCCAAGGAACCTTCGGCTGGCTGATGGTCCGCTCCGGCCTGTCCGGTCAGATGACCGATGTGAGCCATTTCTGGCTGTCGATCCACCTGCTGACCGCGCTGTTCACGCTCGGAGGCCTGGTCTGGACCGCGCTCGATCTGCGCGCGTTGCACCGCGATCCGGCGAGCCGCCCGGCGCGCCTGACGAGGCTGAGCATCGCGACCGCGCTTGTCCTGTTTGTCCAGCTGCTGTTGGGAGCTTGGGTGGCCGGGCTCAATGCCGGGCACGCCTCCTACGACTGGCCATTGATGCAGGGCCAGTTTTTCCCTGAGTTCGACCGCGGCAAGGGCATCGGCTGGGCGCTGACGCATGACCCCTTCCTGCTGCACTTCCTCCACCGCTGGTGGGCCTGGGTGGCCGTCGGCATGCTGATTTGGCTCGCGCGACGGGTGCGGAGGTCGGAACGCAGAGCTTCGGTGGCGATTCACAGCGCCTTCGGCACGCAGATCATTCTCGGGATCGCCACCGTCATGACCGGCGTTGCGCTGTGGGTGGCGGTGGCCCACCAGCTGGTAGGCGCCCTGCTGGTCGCAGCGACAGCCTGGGGCATGCATGTCGCTGGTCGGCGAGAGCAGCAAGCATGA
- a CDS encoding UrcA family protein, translated as MFKTTLVSVALGTAMLASPAMAGGQKPAAQIEFKDLNLSTAEGQKALDGRIEAVARQICKVDEQVTGSRMVPRDRMACVKAAKKSAKQQVAALIERDKLGG; from the coding sequence ATGTTCAAGACTACCCTGGTTTCAGTTGCCCTGGGCACGGCTATGCTTGCCAGCCCGGCAATGGCAGGAGGGCAAAAACCCGCTGCCCAGATCGAGTTCAAGGATCTCAACCTTTCGACCGCAGAGGGCCAGAAGGCGCTCGACGGCAGGATCGAAGCTGTCGCTCGCCAGATCTGCAAGGTCGACGAACAGGTCACCGGCTCGCGGATGGTGCCGCGAGATCGGATGGCCTGCGTCAAGGCTGCAAAGAAAAGCGCCAAACAGCAAGTGGCCGCACTGATCGAGCGCGACAAGCTCGGCGGCTGA
- a CDS encoding acylglycerol kinase family protein, whose product MEQFSRCCLITNSSSGSNRQAAVEEVKDALAQHEIEIVRAVEFPEQDLPTGQELDAAGLSLVVVFTGDGSVNSAISQLADWTGAVLVLPGGTMNLLSRRLHRDFEAGRIIELVAGGAARRVRPNVCQSRHGFALAGLLVGPGTCWSEVREATRDMNIPAIAETTVEAIGQTAEGPPVAMIEPRLGRPQGYQLVEITPGEHGLQFDGFYADTPTDYARQGWAVLRRKFREGPHDRIGMVGDATLQSADETPLEMLIDGEPIKGEPVERFLATRCPVDLLATAHSD is encoded by the coding sequence ATGGAACAGTTTTCCCGGTGTTGCCTGATCACGAATTCATCCAGCGGCAGCAATCGCCAGGCTGCGGTCGAAGAAGTCAAGGATGCGCTGGCGCAACACGAGATCGAGATTGTGCGAGCGGTGGAGTTCCCGGAACAGGATCTACCCACTGGACAGGAATTGGATGCTGCAGGATTATCGCTTGTGGTCGTCTTTACGGGCGATGGCAGCGTCAATTCGGCCATCTCGCAACTCGCCGATTGGACTGGTGCGGTCCTAGTGCTGCCAGGCGGAACGATGAACTTGCTGAGCAGGCGGCTACACCGCGATTTCGAAGCTGGGCGCATCATTGAACTGGTCGCGGGGGGAGCGGCGCGGCGCGTGCGACCCAATGTGTGCCAATCTCGTCATGGATTTGCGCTCGCCGGCTTGCTGGTCGGTCCGGGCACCTGCTGGAGCGAGGTTCGCGAAGCTACGCGCGACATGAATATCCCGGCTATCGCGGAAACCACGGTCGAGGCGATCGGCCAGACGGCGGAAGGCCCCCCCGTCGCGATGATCGAGCCTCGGCTCGGGCGCCCGCAGGGTTACCAACTGGTTGAGATCACGCCAGGCGAACATGGCCTGCAGTTCGACGGCTTCTATGCCGATACGCCGACCGATTATGCACGCCAGGGCTGGGCGGTGCTTCGCCGCAAGTTTCGCGAAGGTCCGCATGACCGCATCGGCATGGTCGGCGACGCTACGTTGCAAAGCGCCGATGAAACGCCGCTCGAAATGTTGATCGATGGCGAACCGATAAAAGGAGAACCGGTCGAGCGCTTTTTGGCCACTCGCTGTCCGGTGGACCTGCTCGCCACGGCCCATTCCGATTGA
- a CDS encoding MerC domain-containing protein, whose product MGNVTTSIRGVLDRAGIWLSSLCLLHCLASIILVSALGIGGQLLLAPEIHRYGLALALIIAAVAIGWGALRHRKAAPFVTAMTGLSFMGGALAVPHGFEEAVLTIIGVTLVTIGHVLNLRAHLPQSR is encoded by the coding sequence ATGGGTAATGTAACCACCTCGATTCGCGGTGTGCTGGACCGCGCCGGCATCTGGCTGTCGAGCCTGTGCCTGCTTCATTGCCTGGCGAGCATCATTCTGGTGTCGGCGCTGGGCATTGGCGGACAACTGCTTCTTGCACCCGAGATTCACCGTTATGGTTTGGCGCTGGCCCTGATTATTGCCGCGGTGGCGATCGGATGGGGTGCGCTACGCCACCGCAAGGCGGCACCCTTCGTGACGGCCATGACCGGCCTGTCCTTCATGGGCGGGGCGCTCGCCGTACCGCACGGGTTCGAAGAAGCCGTGCTCACGATCATCGGGGTCACCCTGGTCACGATCGGCCACGTGCTAAACCTGCGCGCGCACTTGCCTCAATCGCGCTGA
- a CDS encoding AMP-dependent synthetase/ligase: protein MLHDIDSANNLVELFLKRVGEKGDAPFLGRKSGGAWVTQSWNEVADQVCLLAENLRGLGLEPGDRVALVSENRPEWCIADLGIMAAGCVTVPTYITNTERDHVHILDNSGARAVIVSTEKLLQPLHGALQASGIAEHVIGIEDLHRHQSSGFTFHGWDKMTAGDAAEARKAVVERMAKVGRDETACIIYTSGTGGAPRGVLQHHGAILCNVAGAAEILIEDFGIRDERFLSFLPLSHAYEHTGGQYLPISVGAEIFYSEGLEKLASNIEETRPTIMVVVPRLFEVLRTRIMKQIEKQGKVANYLMDRALSISEHQVEGKKRLRDKPMDALIEKTLRPKIRARFGGRIKAMVSGGAPLNPDVGNFFEAMGLTMLQGYGQTEAGPVISCNRPKAGLKMDTVGPPMRGVELRIADDGEILVRGELVMHGYWRNKAETERTIKDGWLHTGDIGHLDEKGRIVITDRKKDMIVNDKGDNVAPQKIEGMLTLQPEIAQAMVSGDKRPYIVGLIVPDAEWALEWAKANGEKFDLKALQELPAFKSAVRSAIDRVNKDLSVIEKVRQFDFADEAFTIENEEMTPSMKIRRHKIRDRYQDRMDALYRS, encoded by the coding sequence GTGCTGCACGATATCGATTCCGCCAACAATCTGGTCGAGCTCTTCCTGAAGCGCGTCGGCGAGAAGGGCGATGCCCCATTTCTGGGCCGGAAATCGGGCGGCGCATGGGTCACGCAAAGCTGGAACGAGGTTGCCGATCAGGTCTGCCTGTTGGCCGAGAACCTGCGCGGCCTGGGCCTCGAGCCCGGCGACCGGGTTGCCCTTGTATCCGAGAATCGCCCCGAATGGTGCATCGCCGATCTCGGGATCATGGCGGCGGGCTGCGTTACCGTTCCGACCTATATTACCAATACCGAGCGCGATCACGTGCACATCCTCGACAATTCGGGGGCGCGCGCCGTCATCGTCTCGACCGAGAAGTTGCTCCAGCCGCTGCACGGCGCGCTTCAGGCGTCAGGCATTGCCGAACACGTTATCGGAATTGAGGACCTTCACCGCCACCAGTCGAGCGGCTTCACCTTCCACGGCTGGGACAAGATGACTGCGGGCGATGCGGCAGAAGCGCGCAAGGCCGTTGTCGAGCGGATGGCCAAGGTGGGCCGCGATGAAACCGCCTGCATCATCTATACCAGCGGGACCGGCGGCGCGCCGCGCGGCGTGCTCCAGCATCACGGCGCTATCTTGTGCAATGTCGCGGGGGCTGCCGAAATCCTGATCGAGGATTTTGGCATCAGGGACGAGCGCTTCCTGTCGTTCCTTCCGCTGAGCCATGCCTATGAGCACACCGGCGGGCAATACTTGCCGATCAGCGTCGGCGCAGAGATCTTCTACTCCGAAGGGCTCGAGAAGCTCGCCAGCAATATCGAGGAAACGCGCCCGACCATCATGGTCGTGGTCCCGCGCCTGTTCGAAGTCCTGCGCACGCGGATCATGAAGCAGATCGAGAAGCAGGGGAAAGTGGCGAACTACCTGATGGACCGCGCACTCTCGATCAGCGAGCACCAGGTCGAGGGCAAGAAGCGGCTGCGCGACAAGCCCATGGATGCCCTGATCGAGAAGACCCTGCGGCCCAAGATCCGCGCCCGCTTCGGCGGGAGGATCAAGGCGATGGTCTCGGGCGGCGCGCCGCTCAACCCCGATGTCGGCAACTTCTTCGAAGCCATGGGCCTCACCATGCTGCAGGGCTACGGTCAGACTGAAGCCGGTCCGGTGATCAGCTGCAACCGTCCAAAGGCCGGACTCAAGATGGACACGGTCGGCCCGCCCATGCGCGGAGTGGAACTGAGGATCGCGGATGATGGCGAAATTCTGGTCCGCGGTGAGCTGGTGATGCACGGCTATTGGCGCAACAAGGCGGAGACCGAGCGCACGATCAAGGACGGCTGGCTCCATACCGGCGATATCGGCCACCTTGACGAGAAGGGCCGGATCGTCATCACCGATCGCAAGAAGGACATGATCGTCAACGACAAGGGCGACAATGTCGCTCCGCAGAAGATCGAGGGCATGCTGACGCTCCAGCCTGAGATCGCGCAGGCGATGGTCAGCGGCGACAAGCGGCCCTACATCGTGGGGCTGATCGTTCCGGACGCCGAATGGGCGCTCGAATGGGCCAAGGCCAATGGTGAGAAATTCGACCTCAAGGCACTGCAAGAACTGCCGGCCTTCAAGAGCGCGGTGCGCAGTGCGATCGACCGGGTCAACAAGGACCTGTCGGTGATCGAGAAGGTCCGTCAGTTCGACTTTGCGGACGAGGCCTTCACCATCGAGAACGAGGAAATGACGCCGAGCATGAAGATCCGCCGTCACAAGATCCGCGATCGCTATCAGGACCGCATGGACGCGCTCTATCGCAGCTAG
- the cutA gene encoding divalent-cation tolerance protein CutA — protein sequence MSALIYCPFPDRESARSAANILLGERLVACANILGEVESIFEWNGERGSATEIGVLFKTHAEVLDKASARLGELHPYDTPAVMGWCCDAAPQATREWLGGLGSEK from the coding sequence ATGAGCGCGCTCATTTATTGCCCCTTCCCCGACCGCGAGAGCGCCCGCTCGGCGGCAAACATCCTCCTTGGCGAGCGCCTGGTCGCCTGCGCCAATATCCTGGGCGAAGTTGAATCGATCTTCGAATGGAACGGCGAACGCGGCAGCGCCACCGAGATCGGCGTTCTGTTCAAGACCCATGCGGAAGTTCTGGATAAGGCCTCCGCGCGATTGGGCGAGTTGCATCCCTATGATACGCCCGCGGTCATGGGCTGGTGCTGCGATGCGGCGCCGCAGGCTACGCGCGAGTGGCTTGGAGGCCTCGGGTCGGAGAAGTGA
- a CDS encoding metallophosphoesterase family protein: MSDTHWGVENRAALEAVAAAAAVERPDALISTGDITQRATHTEFSHAEDFFARFDAPVILCAGNHDMPYYNLWERFTDPYRRFRKLYAAVGGEFVSDDVVLVPLKTTVRAQPRFPWSDGFVMREALEATLTHLRSLTGDERLKIVTCHHPLLPGREGEKNPTIGGDEAFAAIAAAGADAVISGHVHFPFDLMPARGGLRLRMIGTGTLSTRLRGAPPGYNVLTCCKEDGISVEHRSFGG, from the coding sequence GTGAGCGATACCCACTGGGGCGTCGAGAATCGCGCGGCCCTCGAAGCGGTGGCGGCGGCCGCGGCCGTGGAGCGCCCCGATGCGCTGATCAGCACGGGTGACATCACCCAGCGGGCGACGCATACGGAGTTCTCGCATGCGGAGGACTTCTTCGCCCGATTCGATGCGCCGGTTATCCTGTGTGCGGGCAATCACGACATGCCCTATTACAACCTATGGGAGCGCTTCACCGATCCCTATCGGCGGTTTCGCAAGCTCTACGCGGCCGTCGGGGGCGAATTCGTCTCGGACGACGTCGTTCTGGTTCCGCTCAAGACCACCGTGCGTGCGCAGCCGCGGTTCCCGTGGTCGGACGGGTTCGTGATGCGCGAGGCCTTGGAGGCGACGCTCACCCATCTGCGCTCGCTGACGGGCGACGAGCGGCTCAAGATCGTCACATGCCACCATCCGTTGCTGCCGGGCCGCGAGGGCGAGAAGAATCCCACGATCGGCGGGGACGAAGCCTTTGCGGCGATCGCTGCGGCCGGTGCCGATGCCGTAATTTCGGGACATGTGCACTTCCCGTTCGACCTCATGCCCGCGCGAGGAGGCCTGCGGTTGCGCATGATCGGAACCGGAACCCTGTCGACCCGCCTGCGCGGAGCGCCGCCCGGCTACAATGTGCTTACTTGCTGCAAGGAAGACGGAATTTCAGTCGAGCATCGCTCATTTGGGGGCTGA
- a CDS encoding LytR/AlgR family response regulator transcription factor: protein MADDSQLDKPLRTLIVDDEPLAVERAQVICASLDAINVVGTASDGAAALRLIEALSPDLVLLDMTMPELDGLEVARALGKQDNPPAVIFVTAHDDFAVEAFDLEAIDYVLKPVAADRLGRAIERAVARRGERRESGGRWLEELWVPHRSELLRIAVSEVARIDAERDYVRLHVGLKGEGGRSYLLLQTIAGLEEKLDPAEFIRIHRSTILRKDRIRGLRHDGLGVWSAELDDGEALRIGRTYLPKVKSMAGR, encoded by the coding sequence ATGGCTGACGATTCCCAACTTGATAAACCGCTGCGTACGCTGATTGTCGACGACGAACCGTTGGCGGTGGAACGCGCGCAGGTCATCTGCGCCTCGCTCGACGCGATCAATGTCGTCGGCACCGCGAGCGATGGCGCTGCGGCGCTGCGACTGATCGAGGCGCTGTCGCCCGATCTGGTCTTGCTCGACATGACCATGCCCGAACTCGACGGACTGGAGGTAGCGCGCGCACTGGGCAAGCAGGACAATCCACCTGCGGTGATCTTCGTGACTGCGCATGATGATTTTGCGGTGGAGGCATTCGATCTTGAAGCGATCGACTATGTGCTCAAGCCCGTGGCGGCCGATCGACTCGGTCGCGCGATCGAACGCGCGGTCGCGCGGCGCGGCGAGCGCCGAGAAAGTGGCGGACGCTGGCTCGAGGAGCTATGGGTCCCGCACCGCAGTGAATTGTTGCGGATCGCGGTGAGCGAGGTCGCCCGGATCGATGCCGAGCGCGACTATGTGCGTCTCCACGTCGGCCTCAAGGGCGAGGGCGGGCGCTCCTACCTCCTGTTACAGACCATTGCCGGGCTTGAGGAGAAGCTCGACCCGGCTGAGTTCATCCGCATTCATCGTTCGACCATCCTGCGCAAGGATCGCATTCGCGGCTTGCGCCACGATGGCTTGGGAGTATGGTCGGCGGAGTTGGATGATGGGGAGGCGTTACGGATCGGCCGTACCTACCTGCCCAAAGTGAAATCGATGGCCGGGCGCTAA